AAAAAAAGAATAATGTTAACAACTAATATGGATACTAAGGGGCTTATTGTATCTAATATAATGAATAATGGATTAATAAAATTTATAACATTAGGATGCCAACATAAAGTAAATCTATACGGGCAATATGTAATATTTAAAAATGATTTAAAAGGAATAATAATAGCTGAAAAAAATATAGAGAATCAAGGGTTTTCAGGAGAAGTATACATAGATATAGGAAGTAATAGTAAGAAGGAAACAGAATCTTTGGTTACAGTTGGGGATACAGCGATATTTTATAGTAAGTTTGAAATTCTGAGAAACAAAATTTTAAGTAGTTCATTATCTAATAGAAGTTTATGCGGTGTTTTAGTACAAGCTATAAAAGAAGTTAAAGAATTAAAAAATGAAGTTTATTTTGTTTTTACGGCTCAGCAAATAAATGGTTTAAAGAGTTTAGATGTTGCAATATCACAAATAAACCCTGAAATTATGCTAATGTTAGATACTACATTTGGAAACATACTTAGAAATATTAACTTTAGTATTGGAGGAGGTCCAATATTAAATGTTATAGATTCAGAGATATTTTGTAACCCGCTAATACATAAACTTTTAAAAGAAATATCAAAAGAGAATTCTATAAAATTAAATGAAGCTTTTAACGCAGATAGCGTTTTAATGAGTAGTGTGGATAATATGTTAGTTAATAATATAATGGGTGCTAGGATAACTGTACCATGCCAAAATCTTGGATCAGCATTTGAGATGATGGATATGAATGATTTAGAAGTTACTAAAACATTAGTTAAACAATTTATACAAAAGGTTTAAATTTAGATGATATATAGTATATATCTATTTTTAAGTAGGAGGAAATTTTGAAATATAAGTTTAAGAATTTAAAAAGATTTATAGATATACTATTAAATTATAAGGCATTATTAATATTAGCTACTAGCTTAATGCTAATTTATTCACTTATTTCAGCGATATCTCCAAGGATATTAATGGAACTTATTGACACATTATCTGCGACTAAAGATTTAAATCAAGTTAAAGTATTAATATATATTATAATAATACTTTATATATTAGAAATCCTATCTACATTATTTTCAGATTATATTTTTTCATTAATAGGAAAAAAGGTTTCCACTAAAATTAAATTAGATATAATAAATTGTTTATTTGAATTAGATGGCAAGTATATTTCAAGGCTAAATGTTGGAGATCATATTAATATATTAGATTCAGATACCAGGATTATAGAACAAATAGGTACACAATCAATGTTTAGTTTAATTAGGGATATAATATCTTCTATATTTATTATAGGGATACTTATTTCTTTACAAGTAGATATGGTTTTATTTATATTGATTATTCAAATAGTTATAACTTTTATACAGGTGAAGTTTAGCAAAAAAATGGTGTTAAGGAGAAAACAATTAAGAAATTATGTGGGAGAAATAACTAATTTAGAACAAGAAGTATTAGGGTCATTTATGAATATTATTCAGTTGAATGTAAAGAAATTTGTAGTTGAAAAAATAAATAATGTTCAAAATAAATATGTTAAGAATGTTCTAAGGTTTGAGTGGTTATGTGGGTTAAATTATGCAAGTATGAGTTTATTGGATCTAATTACACTAGCATATATTTTAATATTTGGGATTCAAAAAGTTTCTAGTGGAACATTAACTGTAGGAGGGTTAATTACTTTTTTGAATTATTCACAAAAGATATCAGTACCAATACAGAGTATCATTAGGTCTAATTTACAAATACAACAAGCACGTGTGTCTCTAAATAAAATTTTTTCTATATTGGATAAACAGACAATAGAAGATAGTAATGAAAAATTAGAAACTAAAATTGAGGGAGAAATTTATTTAGATAATGTTTGTTTTGATTATGGAGAAGGCAAGAAAAGTATAAATTATGATAATATTAAATTACATCCTAAGTCTATAAATGTTATATTAGGAAGAAGTGGTGTTGGGAAAAGTACGATTGTTAATTTGCTATATAGATTATGGGAGGTTAATAGTGGAGAAATTTTAATTGATAATATAAATATTAATAAATATAATTTAGATAATTTGAGACAACAAATAGGTATTGTAAACCAAAATACATTTTTGTTTAATGATACAATAGTAAATAATTTATTATTAGGAGATAAAAATAAGAGTATGATATTCGTTTACGATATTTGTAAAAAGGTTAAAATACAT
The nucleotide sequence above comes from Hathewaya histolytica. Encoded proteins:
- a CDS encoding ABC transporter ATP-binding protein — translated: MKYKFKNLKRFIDILLNYKALLILATSLMLIYSLISAISPRILMELIDTLSATKDLNQVKVLIYIIIILYILEILSTLFSDYIFSLIGKKVSTKIKLDIINCLFELDGKYISRLNVGDHINILDSDTRIIEQIGTQSMFSLIRDIISSIFIIGILISLQVDMVLFILIIQIVITFIQVKFSKKMVLRRKQLRNYVGEITNLEQEVLGSFMNIIQLNVKKFVVEKINNVQNKYVKNVLRFEWLCGLNYASMSLLDLITLAYILIFGIQKVSSGTLTVGGLITFLNYSQKISVPIQSIIRSNLQIQQARVSLNKIFSILDKQTIEDSNEKLETKIEGEIYLDNVCFDYGEGKKSINYDNIKLHPKSINVILGRSGVGKSTIVNLLYRLWEVNSGEILIDNININKYNLDNLRQQIGIVNQNTFLFNDTIVNNLLLGDKNKSMIFVYDICKKVKIHDDIIMLNDGYNTMLGDKGIRLSGGQLQRLAIARALIHKSKILIMDEPTSSLDEDLEKEIWFNLQPILRESTTVIFTHRKEILKYADYIYNLNNYYSDNKDELVIKINK